GTAGTATTTATATCTCGTTCATTGGTTATAGTTCTATGGCTATAGTTCTGTGTGTCTGTGTGGCACACCGGGTGTGTCTGTGTGGCACACCCCCGTGTCCCTGTGACACACCCCCCTTAAGGATATATATTGAGGTTTGCCCTTTCTCGCCACGATATTGATGTTGAATGTATCCTTTATCCTCGAGGGTCCGGAGTGACCGGTGAACGGTCCTATACGAACAACCGGCCCGTTTCATAAGAGCCTTAACCGATGGGTAACAGGTGCGCCCCCTGGTGGACGCGAACGAACAAAGCGCAGCATAAATAGCCATGTCATAAACTGAAATAGTCTCATCGGTCATAACGGCAATATCCAGAAAACAAAACCAAAAATCTCGTGAATCTAG
This region of Acetomicrobium sp. S15 = DSM 107314 genomic DNA includes:
- a CDS encoding helix-turn-helix domain-containing protein — translated: MVACGTKGVKAVSETVEILDSRDFWFCFLDIAVMTDETISVYDMAIYAALCSFASTRGRTCYPSVKALMKRAGCSYRTVHRSLRTLEDKGYIQHQYRGEKGQTSIYILKGGVSQGHGGVPHRHTRCATQTHRTIAIEL